In Roseofilum capinflatum BLCC-M114, the following proteins share a genomic window:
- a CDS encoding NB-ARC domain-containing protein has protein sequence MNNQQFDRILAGLNPTEQQVLHELLNDREIATTVASNKSDVQKIRRTIYKSFGINEDDGRRRGRFFLIALFFKHKPELVNIPYLKKFQNMSAEEFEKTCDRLSTQEKPVLQLFLQNQTDEEIAASLNKNPGTIRKQIRNIYQKFGIQGNSKTQRNYLIPIFFKCKPEFVNIPLLTQPDDVGAGSVRVGSRRSRWEDEDRGEPAPTWDENVGELPPTEPKRSQNNWGEAPDVSIFHGRTEELDTLKTWIAQDGCRLVVLLGIGGIGKTALSVKLAQEVAGDFEAIIWRSLREAPPLSEMLDDINQVFNYEPDNPEDIPIHRRITQLIDYLKEHRCLIVFDNVEAILQPQTTAGRYRPGYEDYGDFLTRLGETEHQGCLMLTSREKPKGINALQGPKLPVRVWKVQGLDEGAIAEILKEKGLGVSAAVNHQLADSCNGNPLVLKLIATRIQELFGGSAANYLNRGEAIAIQDVCDVLDQQWQRLSLEEQHIMYWLAINREPVTPEILQEDMMGQPLRPVREATPQGYRRQLIEILYSLVGRSLIEAISGTRTTSPEPKPITTTLQNVVMEYLTNRFIQEICTELRTGNLNLFNSHALIKATAKDYVRESQIRLILQPIADHLLTLIDPQNPRPWIEQFLQKLRGSVGANGRSPLHMGQPTPKFLGYAAGNLINLLCQLKINLSHTNFSQLPIRQAYLKGHSLNHTDFSECHFVGSVFTDVFGPVFCLAVSPTERLVAIGDGYGAIRLWGFDDSQPFLTIQGHQGWVRSIAFSPDGNLLASGSADKTVKLWDLSNGDCLATLTEHQETVRSVVFSADGQNLATGAADRLVKLWSLSNPEQPQCLHTFTGHTEGVCCVALSQEGDLIASSSNDMTIRLWDRETGEVKVLEGHENWVWSVAFSPHGHLLASSSDDRTVKLWDVDTGDCLQTLHRHQNGVHSVAFSPDGNLLASGSDDKTIVIWDVGTGELLHVLYGHTNWIWQVAFNPHDGGKTLASSSVNNFVKLWDVRTGKCQKSWQGYTNWIWGVALSPDGQLLASGSLDRMVRLWCVKTGECLKTLAGHLATVQSVDFSRDGKLLASSSGDRTVKLWEVSTGRLIRTFTGHEDAIWCVRFSPNGKLLATGSGDETARVWNTHTGECLHTFEEHTRPTRTVTFSGNGELLATGSDDLTLRLWNLQTGECLSVLTGHQDWVGSLAGSLQGSILASGSDDTTVRLWNWETGDCLQTLPGHYHWVHALAMSQDGAILASGSSDRTIKIWDANTGNCLHTLTGHNEGVRSLSLSANATLLASGSEDETIKLWDVHQGELMKTLRVSRPYAEMNIAKIEGLTQAAISTLKANGAMERSA, from the coding sequence ATGAATAACCAGCAGTTCGATCGCATACTCGCAGGACTCAATCCTACAGAGCAGCAAGTCTTGCACGAATTGCTTAACGATCGGGAAATCGCTACGACAGTAGCCAGTAATAAATCGGATGTGCAGAAAATTAGGAGAACGATTTATAAATCCTTTGGCATAAATGAAGATGATGGTCGTCGCAGAGGGCGCTTTTTTCTGATTGCTTTATTTTTCAAGCATAAACCAGAGTTGGTGAATATTCCCTACCTGAAAAAATTCCAGAATATGAGTGCTGAGGAATTTGAGAAAACCTGCGATCGCCTCTCGACCCAAGAAAAACCCGTTTTACAGCTCTTCCTCCAGAACCAAACTGACGAAGAAATCGCCGCCTCCCTGAACAAAAACCCCGGAACCATTCGCAAACAGATCCGCAACATCTATCAGAAATTTGGCATTCAGGGAAATAGTAAAACTCAACGAAATTATCTGATTCCCATCTTCTTTAAATGCAAACCGGAATTCGTGAATATTCCGCTATTAACCCAGCCAGATGATGTCGGGGCGGGTTCCGTAAGGGTGGGTTCACGAAGATCTCGATGGGAAGACGAAGATAGGGGTGAACCCGCCCCTACGTGGGACGAAAATGTTGGTGAACTCCCTCCAACAGAACCCAAACGGAGCCAAAATAACTGGGGAGAAGCGCCCGATGTCTCCATTTTCCACGGACGCACGGAGGAACTAGACACCCTGAAAACTTGGATCGCCCAAGATGGGTGTCGGCTGGTTGTTCTATTGGGTATTGGTGGAATTGGTAAAACGGCGCTCTCGGTGAAACTTGCCCAGGAAGTTGCAGGGGACTTTGAAGCCATTATTTGGCGCTCTTTGCGGGAAGCTCCTCCTTTGAGCGAGATGCTCGACGACATCAATCAGGTGTTCAACTATGAACCGGACAATCCAGAAGATATCCCCATCCACCGCAGAATTACCCAACTGATTGACTATCTGAAGGAGCATCGCTGTTTAATTGTGTTCGATAATGTGGAAGCGATTCTGCAACCCCAAACGACTGCCGGGCGCTATCGCCCAGGATATGAGGATTATGGCGACTTCCTGACGCGGTTGGGGGAAACGGAGCATCAAGGCTGCTTAATGCTCACCAGTCGGGAAAAACCGAAGGGGATTAATGCGCTGCAAGGGCCAAAATTACCGGTGCGGGTGTGGAAAGTACAGGGGTTAGATGAGGGGGCAATTGCGGAGATTCTGAAGGAAAAAGGGTTAGGGGTGAGCGCCGCAGTCAATCACCAACTCGCGGACTCTTGCAATGGCAATCCTTTGGTGCTGAAACTGATTGCCACTCGGATTCAGGAGCTGTTTGGGGGCAGTGCGGCAAACTACTTAAACCGTGGGGAGGCGATCGCCATTCAGGATGTTTGCGATGTTCTCGATCAACAATGGCAGCGTCTCTCCCTAGAAGAGCAGCATATCATGTATTGGTTGGCGATCAACCGGGAACCCGTCACCCCAGAGATCCTGCAAGAGGACATGATGGGGCAACCCCTGCGGCCCGTTCGCGAAGCGACTCCGCAGGGGTATCGCCGCCAACTAATCGAAATTCTATACTCTTTAGTGGGGCGATCGCTCATCGAAGCCATTTCCGGCACTCGCACCACTTCCCCAGAACCCAAACCCATCACCACCACTCTGCAAAACGTGGTCATGGAATACCTCACCAACCGCTTCATCCAAGAAATCTGCACCGAACTCCGCACCGGCAACCTCAACCTTTTCAACAGCCACGCCCTGATCAAAGCTACCGCCAAAGACTACGTGCGCGAAAGTCAAATCCGCCTCATTCTGCAACCCATTGCCGACCACCTCCTCACCCTCATCGACCCCCAAAATCCCCGCCCCTGGATCGAACAATTCCTCCAGAAATTGAGGGGATCTGTAGGGGCGAACGGCCGTTCGCCCCTACACATGGGACAACCCACACCCAAATTCCTCGGATATGCTGCGGGCAACCTAATCAACCTCCTCTGTCAACTGAAAATCAACCTCTCCCACACCAACTTTTCCCAACTCCCCATCCGCCAAGCCTACCTCAAAGGACACAGCCTCAACCACACCGACTTCAGCGAATGTCACTTTGTCGGCTCCGTATTTACCGATGTCTTCGGCCCCGTCTTTTGTCTCGCCGTTAGCCCCACAGAACGATTAGTGGCGATCGGTGATGGCTACGGAGCCATTCGCCTTTGGGGATTTGACGACAGTCAACCCTTCTTAACCATTCAAGGTCATCAAGGTTGGGTGCGCTCCATCGCCTTTAGTCCCGATGGTAATCTTTTAGCCAGTGGCAGCGCCGATAAAACCGTAAAACTCTGGGATCTCTCCAATGGGGACTGTTTAGCCACCTTAACAGAGCATCAAGAAACCGTGCGCTCCGTGGTTTTTAGTGCCGATGGTCAAAATTTAGCCACGGGAGCAGCCGATCGCTTAGTAAAACTTTGGAGCCTTTCCAACCCCGAACAGCCCCAATGTCTGCATACCTTCACCGGTCATACGGAAGGGGTGTGTTGTGTCGCTTTGAGCCAAGAAGGTGACCTGATCGCCAGTAGCAGTAATGACATGACCATCCGCCTGTGGGATCGAGAAACTGGGGAGGTGAAGGTATTAGAAGGTCATGAAAATTGGGTGTGGTCGGTAGCCTTTAGTCCCCACGGTCATCTGCTGGCCAGTAGCAGCGACGATCGCACCGTGAAGCTTTGGGATGTGGACACGGGGGACTGTTTGCAAACCCTACACCGACACCAGAATGGCGTTCATTCCGTGGCCTTTAGTCCCGATGGCAATCTTTTAGCCAGTGGCAGTGATGATAAAACCATTGTTATCTGGGATGTGGGGACGGGGGAACTCCTGCATGTTTTATACGGCCATACCAACTGGATCTGGCAAGTAGCCTTTAATCCCCATGATGGGGGCAAAACCCTGGCCAGTAGCAGCGTGAATAATTTTGTTAAACTGTGGGATGTACGGACGGGAAAGTGCCAAAAATCTTGGCAGGGATACACCAATTGGATTTGGGGGGTAGCCTTAAGTCCGGATGGTCAACTGTTAGCTAGTGGTAGTTTAGACCGTATGGTGCGCCTCTGGTGCGTGAAAACCGGGGAATGCTTGAAGACGTTGGCAGGTCACCTGGCTACGGTTCAGTCAGTGGATTTTAGTCGAGATGGTAAGCTTTTGGCCAGTTCGAGCGGCGATCGCACAGTGAAGTTATGGGAAGTGAGTACGGGGCGCTTAATCCGCACATTCACGGGTCATGAAGATGCCATTTGGTGCGTGCGCTTCAGCCCCAATGGGAAACTTCTAGCCACGGGAAGCGGCGATGAAACCGCTAGGGTTTGGAATACCCATACAGGGGAGTGTTTGCATACTTTTGAGGAACATACTCGCCCCACGCGCACGGTGACGTTCAGTGGCAATGGGGAACTCCTAGCAACCGGGAGTGACGATCTAACCCTTCGCCTCTGGAATCTACAAACGGGAGAATGCCTGAGCGTTTTAACCGGACATCAGGATTGGGTGGGGTCTTTGGCTGGGAGTTTGCAAGGATCAATTTTAGCTAGTGGTAGTGATGATACTACGGTACGGCTCTGGAATTGGGAAACGGGGGACTGTTTGCAGACTTTGCCGGGTCATTATCATTGGGTTCATGCGTTAGCGATGAGTCAAGATGGAGCAATTTTAGCCAGTGGGAGCAGCGATCGCACCATCAAAATCTGGGATGCAAACACCGGGAACTGCCTGCATACCTTAACCGGACATAACGAAGGGGTGCGATCGCTCTCCTTGAGTGCCAACGCTACCCTCTTAGCCAGTGGCAGCGAAGATGAGACGATTAAACTCTGGGATGTTCACCAGGGAGAATTGATGAAAACCCTGCGGGTATCTCGTCCCTATGCAGAGATGAATATTGCTAAAATTGAAGGCTTAACTCAAGCGGCGATTTCCACACTCAAAGCCAATGGAGCCATGGAGCGCAGTGCATAG